Part of the Candidatus Poribacteria bacterium genome, AGATGAACGAGACGGGAGAGAAGAAGGTCATAAGGACATGGTCCAGGCGTTCGACCATAGTTCCGGATTTCGTGGGACATACCTTCGCCGTCTATAACGGCAAGCAGTTCTTCCCTGTGTTCATCACGGAGAACATGATCGGTCACAAGCTGGGTGAGTTCGCGCCGACCCGGAGGTTCGGCGGACACAAGACCGGTTGATCTGGGTTTGGAGGAGAAGAGGAGATGGTGTCCAAAGCGGTGGCTAGATTTCAACCCATAGCGCCCAGAAAGGCGAGGTTGGTGGCAGATCTGGTGCGTA contains:
- the rpsS gene encoding 30S ribosomal protein S19 — protein: MPRSLKKGPYVDPKLLKKVRKMNETGEKKVIRTWSRRSTIVPDFVGHTFAVYNGKQFFPVFITENMIGHKLGEFAPTRRFGGHKTG